AGAGGCTCTTAAAACCGTAATTGTTTGAAGGGCTAATACGCGAAGTGTCGCTTTCGTTTACGAAAAGTACCACTTCAGTTATTATTACGCGTTGAAGGGGtactttttgtaaaccaaagcgACGCTTCGcgtattataaatactttttgctCTTGACTTACACATCAAACCTTTGTCTCACGAAAGCGTAAAAATCATCTCTCAGACTCCTCAATTCCTATTACCTTTTTCCTTCAATCCGTCAGAAATGTCACAATTTTCTTCAACCCATCTAAGGCATGCCTTGAAATCTTTGAACAAGGATCATTCGACAAACGTCACAGCAGGTAAACGCTTACATCTTcagattagttttgttttactgtTAAGGATAAAAGAGATTGAGTGTCTTTGCCTTTTTGTTAGTAATTATTGATGACAGCATTTTCAAGTTGGAGGCTACTTTAATCGGACAGGTGAACACCCCATATGAAGGGGGAGTGTTTAAAATGAGTATTCACTTTCCGTGTGATTACCCAAATATTCCCCCAAAGgtatttgttttgattatacTCCCTTTTATTTAGCAAGCATGTGTATTAGGACTCCTCTTTTTGCAGCCactcaatagttttttaaatataatttcttaaTAATGCAGGtttgtttcaaaacaaaaattttccaCCCAAACATATCAGAAAGAGGTGCTATATACCTAAGAGTGTTGAAGTCCACATATTGGCATTCCATGCCGATTATTTGGCTTTTCAAGGCAATAGTGGAGAAATTGATTGAACCAGAGCTTGATGATGAGGACCAGGTCGATAAAAATCTTGCCAACCTCTACAAAACCGATAGGGCAGGGTTTGAAGAGATGGCAAGAGAGATGACAAACCAATACGCTAGGAGAGCAAACTAAAATATGATCGTAAATAGTTCAAATCTATTTTTCAAATCTTGAATAATTCAACTTGTATTTGttctatttaataaaatatttcagtatGTTATGTTGTAAACTCCattttcaaacaattttttttccagatttactgttttaaaacattataaacaacttgtaaagcCTTTAAAAAAAGCAAGTCGTActgttttatatcattataaacaacttgtaaaaccttttaaagctttctaaaaaccatatatactcttttaaaacattataaacaacttaTAAAGCCATTTAAAAAAgcaattttactattttaaaacattatatacaACTTGTAAAGCCTTTTTAAAGAGCTAGTTGTActgttttatatcattataaacttgtaaaaccttttaaaactttataaaaaccatatatactcttgtaaatcatatatactcttgtaaaacCAAACGGTTTATAGGATTAACaccatttaaaaggttttacaagcgAACAGAAGTAACTTAACattaaaaaagacaaatttttaaaatctacttgcaaactaaacattgaaatatTTTGCCATTTATTATTCTTCTTGATGCGTTATATACCATCAAGATGCAAACTTCCATAACCTAGATTTTTGCTAACTCTGCAAATTATGGATTTTTCTTGAAGTATTTGTCCCTATACTCCtgcacaagaaaagaaaaatttaagttaatattaaataacagTAAAATGTGcattaaatctaacaaaagtcGAGGTTCACTAACCTTTAATGTTGAAAGCATTTGGGTACCGAGGTATCTCAGTTGTGGAGTAACATCTTTAGGAATTTTGTCAGGATGAAGAATTAACATTGCCTTCCTTGCTACTTTACTTACATCTTCTTTAGTTTCCAAATCCATGAGAACAACTTTTTTCCACTTATTCCCTGGCCAAAGATACTACAATGTATAACATCCAAATTTTGTTAGTATTAATGCCTATGATAACAAGTATATGATTTTTCAAACTTACTTCATCCATTGACGAAAGCATATATTTGATGTCCCCGAGTATAGTCCAACGACTTATAACTGCCtcgatttgtttcatttattcgTCACTTATAGTGTTCTCCTGCGTAGAAGGTGTTTGCACTAatacaaacataagaaaaaaatattatatgtcatTTTCGAAAAAGCAAATCATCTATAATAAAGAATTCAACAACTTACAAATGCTCATTTATTGGCTGGTGTGttcttgttgagtgggagcttcttgttggcttgggtcttcttgttgagtgggagcttcttgttggcctgggtcttcttgttgagtgggaacttcttgttggcttgggtcttctagttgagtgggagcttcttcttGGCTTGGGTCTATATCAgtatttgaaatattaatacaCTCTTCGTCATCCGATATAACAATGTACGCTTCTTGTTGACTTGAGTCTACATCATCAGCACTATTAGGCTTTTCTTCCtgcataaataattatattttcattaaccatatgtaaattattttcaaatatgtttttacaaggtttttaaaatcagTCGATCATATTCAAGTAACACATACCTTATCATTATTCATATCCTCCTCTTGTGGATCATTTTCATTAGTATCCTGGGTATTTTCATTAGTATCCCCTCTCAAGTCAGTTTGTTTCTCATGTTGATAatcttgattctcttctttaGGTACCATGAaatgttgtaaattttgtttaatactatttaaaacactagcaaaacctttaaaaacaattacatgattttgttaaaaactcgtttaaacacttttaaaatgattttaaaaggaattaagttttttttttcaaaccatttaaaaccattgaaaacccttttaaaaccattgTTAACACTTGTAAAAcgattttatatgattttgttaaaaactctttaaaacacttttaaaatgattttaaaag
The sequence above is drawn from the Camelina sativa cultivar DH55 chromosome 4, Cs, whole genome shotgun sequence genome and encodes:
- the LOC104783717 gene encoding ubiquitin-conjugating enzyme E2-17 kDa-like, which encodes MSQFSSTHLRHALKSLNKDHSTNVTAVIIDDSIFKLEATLIGQVNTPYEGGVFKMSIHFPCDYPNIPPKVCFKTKIFHPNISERGAIYLRVLKSTYWHSMPIIWLFKAIVEKLIEPELDDEDQVDKNLANLYKTDRAGFEEMAREMTNQYARRAN